The Gasterosteus aculeatus chromosome 8, fGasAcu3.hap1.1, whole genome shotgun sequence genome has a window encoding:
- the st6galnac5b gene encoding alpha-N-acetylgalactosaminide alpha-2,6-sialyltransferase 5b isoform X2, with amino-acid sequence MNMKIRVCQGVSGIIFVTMVTSFMLVYNNGSFGNRSPSSSSPSSRRPNGTAPTKKKPDGPRRLPTPTLEGYTSVMDHKPLKMHCGTCALVTSSGQLTGSRRGEEIDRSECVIRMNDAPSVNHQRDVGRRTSLRVVAHSSLQRVLRSRQELLNASQDTVFVFWGPNSCMRRDGKGHVYNNLRLLKQLLPKLKVYIISRVKMLKFDELFKKETGIDRKSSNSWLSTGWFTMAIAVELCGRIDVYGMVPPDYCRSPSHPSLPYHYYEPSGPDECSMYLSHERSRRGSHHRFLTEKAVFADWARTLDIHFHRPDWEPAAAANGSRAPAPGWIPGSNPETGERTSGAVGRVKARDGSRGSSWQGGVAA; translated from the exons ATGAACATGAAGATAAGAGTG TGCCAGGGGGTTAGTGGCATCATTTTTGTCACCATGGTTACCAGCTTTATGTTGGTGTACAACAACGGCAGCTTTGGCAACAGATCCCCTTCCTCGTCATCACCATCGTCACGCCGTCCGAATGGTACCGCTCCGACCAAGAAGAAGCCCGATGGACCGCGGCGACTCCCAACGCCGACACTGGAGGGGTACACAAGTGTCATGGATCACAAG CCTCTGAAGATGCACTGCGGGACCTGCGCCCTGGTGACCAGCTCCGGCCAGCTGACTGGGAGCAGGAGAGGCGAGGAAATCGACCGCTCGGAGTGCGTCATCCGCATGAACGACGCCCCCAGCGTGAACCACCAACGGGACGTCGGGCGGCGCACGAGCCTGCGGGTCGTAGCGCACTCCAGCCTGCAGCGGGTGCTGCGGAGCCGGCAGGAGCTGCTCAACGCTAGCCAAGACACCGTGTTCGTCTTCTGGGGACCCAACAGCTGCATGAGGCGGGACGGGAAGGGCCACGTTTACAACAACCTCAGGCTGTTGAAACAGCTGCTGCCCAAACTTAAGGTCTACATCATTTCCCGGGTCAAAATGCTGAAGTTCGATGagctatttaaaaaggaaacgggGATTGACAG GAAGAGTTCCAACTCCTGGCTGAGTACCGGCTGGTTCACCATGGCCATAGCCGTGGAGCTGTGTGGCCGGATCGACGTGTACGGCATGGTGCCCCCTGATTACTGCAG ATCCCCCTCTCATCCCTCCCTGCCGTACCACTACTACGAGCCCTCGGGGCCCGACGAGTGCTCCATGTACCTCTCACACGAGCGCAGCCGACGGGGAAGCCACCACCGCTTCCTCACGGAGAAGGCCGTGTTCGCCGACTGGGCTCGAACCCTCGACATCCACTTCCACCGGCCGGACTGGGAGCCGGCCGCCGCTGCCAACGGCTCCCGCGCTCCGGCCCCCGGCTGGATCCCGGGGTCCAACCCGGAGACAGGCGAGCGGACGTCTGGCGCCGTGGGCCGCGTGAAGGCGCGGGACGGCAGCCGAGGCAGCTCATGGCAGGGCGGGGTCGCCGCGTGA
- the st6galnac5b gene encoding alpha-N-acetylgalactosaminide alpha-2,6-sialyltransferase 5b isoform X1 → MNMKIRVCQGVSGIIFVTMVTSFMLVYNNGSFGNRSPSSSSPSSRRPNGTAPTKKKPDGPRRLPTPTLEGYTSVMDHKPLKMHCGTCALVTSSGQLTGSRRGEEIDRSECVIRMNDAPSVNHQRDVGRRTSLRVVAHSSLQRVLRSRQELLNASQDTVFVFWGPNSCMRRDGKGHVYNNLRLLKQLLPKLKVYIISRVKMLKFDELFKKETGIDRKSSNSWLSTGWFTMAIAVELCGRIDVYGMVPPDYCSPRPHNPPHNHPSTVFPTSPFPLFDSPRFCSSPRASSSQIPLSSLPAVPLLRALGARRVLHVPLTRAQPTGKPPPLPHGEGRVRRLGSNPRHPLPPAGLGAGRRCQRLPRSGPRLDPGVQPGDRRADVWRRGPREGAGRQPRQLMAGRGRRVTAARSPAGRFERCFTG, encoded by the exons ATGAACATGAAGATAAGAGTG TGCCAGGGGGTTAGTGGCATCATTTTTGTCACCATGGTTACCAGCTTTATGTTGGTGTACAACAACGGCAGCTTTGGCAACAGATCCCCTTCCTCGTCATCACCATCGTCACGCCGTCCGAATGGTACCGCTCCGACCAAGAAGAAGCCCGATGGACCGCGGCGACTCCCAACGCCGACACTGGAGGGGTACACAAGTGTCATGGATCACAAG CCTCTGAAGATGCACTGCGGGACCTGCGCCCTGGTGACCAGCTCCGGCCAGCTGACTGGGAGCAGGAGAGGCGAGGAAATCGACCGCTCGGAGTGCGTCATCCGCATGAACGACGCCCCCAGCGTGAACCACCAACGGGACGTCGGGCGGCGCACGAGCCTGCGGGTCGTAGCGCACTCCAGCCTGCAGCGGGTGCTGCGGAGCCGGCAGGAGCTGCTCAACGCTAGCCAAGACACCGTGTTCGTCTTCTGGGGACCCAACAGCTGCATGAGGCGGGACGGGAAGGGCCACGTTTACAACAACCTCAGGCTGTTGAAACAGCTGCTGCCCAAACTTAAGGTCTACATCATTTCCCGGGTCAAAATGCTGAAGTTCGATGagctatttaaaaaggaaacgggGATTGACAG GAAGAGTTCCAACTCCTGGCTGAGTACCGGCTGGTTCACCATGGCCATAGCCGTGGAGCTGTGTGGCCGGATCGACGTGTACGGCATGGTGCCCCCTGATTACTGCAG CCCCCGCCCTCATAATCCGCCTCACAATCATCCAAGCACTGTTTTTCCTACATCACCATTCCCCCTCTTTGACTCTCCGCgtttctgctcctctccccGGGCCTCCTCCTCGCAGATCCCCCTCTCATCCCTCCCTGCCGTACCACTACTACGAGCCCTCGGGGCCCGACGAGTGCTCCATGTACCTCTCACACGAGCGCAGCCGACGGGGAAGCCACCACCGCTTCCTCACGGAGAAGGCCGTGTTCGCCGACTGGGCTCGAACCCTCGACATCCACTTCCACCGGCCGGACTGGGAGCCGGCCGCCGCTGCCAACGGCTCCCGCGCTCCGGCCCCCGGCTGGATCCCGGGGTCCAACCCGGAGACAGGCGAGCGGACGTCTGGCGCCGTGGGCCGCGTGAAGGCGCGGGACGGCAGCCGAGGCAGCTCATGGCAGGGCGGGGTCGCCGCGTGACGGCAGCACGAAGCCCAGCGGGACGGTTTGAAAGGTGTTTTACGGGATGA